In the bacterium HR17 genome, CTTCATGCCCCGACGGGCTGGGTAGGCGCACCAACTCCAAAAAATCCGCCAAAAAGCGCTCACGGTTGATAGGCATCACATTGCCTCCTTTCACCGCACAGTTGACATCCCCAAGCAAATCTTAGCGCACCCTCCTTTTCACACCCTTGCGTCGCGACGCATAATCAAAGAGGTCGCGTATCATTGCCGACGCAAAAGACGGTGGAACGGAGGGCGATGGCACATGTCCAAAGGCACAACTGCTGCGATGGTCGCCGGTGGCGTGTTGATCATCGTCGGCGTGATTTTGACGCTGGCGTTGATCCGCGATGTCTGGCAACTGGTCAAAGGTGTGATCGGTCCGCTCTTGCTCCTCAGCGGTGGGCTGATTGTCGCTATCGCTTACAGTGAATATCAGGCAGCGAAAGAAATGGAGCGGTTGACAGCACAAGCCCAAGTAAGCACCCCGTCGTCAAGTTCAACCCAACCGACGGAACCGCCAGCCCCACCGCCGCCGTCCCCGATGTCATAGCGGGCGCCGCCTTCAGCGCGAGGGAGTAAGCGATGCGTCAGCACCCCGTCCACTCAGCGACGGACATTTGTCCCGCGCGCAAGTTGGGTCTGCTAGCGCTGGTGGAAGTGGAGAAAAAGGCAGCGTATGTCAACCTTGCGCTGCGGGAACTGCTGCGGCAAAAGCGATTGAAAGCGCAGGAGCGGGCGATGGCGACCGCGCTGGCGTTGGGCGTGACCAAAATGCGCCTCTACTTGGACTATCTGCTGGAGCATGTCTGCGACCACCCCTTAGACGAATTGCCCATCTTCATCCGCAACATCTTACGAATGGCGGCTTACGAATTGGTCTTCTTCCATCACCCCGCTCCCATCGTCGGGAACGAGTATGTGAAACTGGCGAAACGCTTCGGACATGCCGGCACGGCGGCGCTGACCAATGCGGTCGTCCGGCGGCTCGCTGGAGAGTGGCGCAGGGTGCCCATCCCGTCACTGGATGACGACCCCGTCGCCCACATCAGCATCGTCACCTCGCACCCGCAGTGGCTGGTGGCGCGCTGGGTCGCCTTCTGGGGTGCCGAAGAGACGCTGGCGCTCTGCCGCGCCAACAACGAACCGCCACCGTTGTGCCTGCGGGTCAACTTGAAATACACCGACCGCGAGCTGGTCGCCCGCATGCTGGAGTTGCGTTGCCGCCGCATAGAGCCCAGCCCTTGGTTGCCCGAATGCCTGCGGGTGGAGATCACCCGCGATGTTACCAAGTTGCCCGGCTACGCCGAAGGGTTGTTTACCGTGCAGGACGAAGGAGCGATGGTGGTGACTCATCTTGTTGCCCCGCAGCCGGGCGAGTTGATCGTGGACGCTTGCGCCGCCCCCGGCGGCAAAACGACCCATTTAGCGGAACAGGCGCGCGATGAGGCGGAAATCGTCGCTATTGATGTCCATCCGTCCCGGCTCAAGTTAGTGGAAGCGAACGCTATCCGATTGAAACTGCGGTCTATCACGACCTTGCTGGGCGATTGGACCCAACTGGCAGAGCAGTTCGCCAACAAGGCGGACAAGGTGTTGCTAGATGTCCCGTGTTCGGGCACAGGAACGCTGCGGCGCAAAGTGGACGCCCGTTGGCACAAGCGCCCCGAACACATCACCGAACTGGCGGACCTGCAGAGGCGGTTGTTGGACGCTGCCGCCCAGGCGGTCCGCCCCGGCGGCGCCGTCGTTTACGCCACCTGTAGTCTGGAACCCGAAGAAGACGAGCAGGTCGTCAAGTCTTTTTTGGAGCGGCACCCCGAGTTCGTCGTGGACGACCCACGCCCTTATTTGCCCGTTGCGATCCCGCAGAGCATCACCGCCGACCACTTTTTGCGCCTGTTCCCTCACAAGCACGGGACCGACGGCGTGTTTGCCGCGCGGCTGCGCAAGGTCGGCACATGAGGCGCGCCGGTATACCGTTCACCGGTCGCGGCGCACCCCCAAGTTATCCAACCACCGCAACAGCGCCACCCGCTCTATGTCCGCTGTCAGCGACCGACGCTCCGCGTAGAGGTGGAAGGCGACCAAAATCCCGACCAAAACGGCTTGGGCGGGCAAATCCCAATGGGCGCTGAGCCACAGCCCCAAGCATGCCCCCAGCGGGTTGGCTCCGGCGTCACCTAGCATCGCGTGGCGCCGAAAGTCCGCCGGCGCGTAAGCCAGCGTCCCTGCCCACAGCGGCACCAGCGCCACCCATCCACTTCCGCCAGCGACCGCCACGCCAACCGCTGACAACAGCCAAAAGCCTTTCAGCGCTCGCGCCGGACGGACATCCAGCAAATTGAGGGCATTGGCGCTCAGGGCGATGAGGGTCGCATCAACCAACCATTGCAACAACGCGTTGGCACCTTCTACGGGTGCGATGGCAGTTCGGCACGCCGCTGCGACGAGGGCGCCCAATCCGCCGCCCAGCGCCTTGACCATGCCGGTCGTCAGCCGGCGTTCGCGCCACAAGGTGCGCCAATGTCCTCCCAACCCTTTCACCTGCGGGTCGCCTGCGATGTCGTCCAGCAACCCGAGCGCCCCAAACCACAGTGCCACCGCGCTGAGGGCGCCACTTTCGTGCCAGACCAGTTCGCCCCCTACACTCAGCAGCAGCCAACCGACCACCGCTGCGCCGACGAATGCCAACCCGGCGCTGCCGATGACTTCTTCACCGAGGTAGTTGCGGCGGCGCAACAGCGGCTGGCGGGCGACATTGGCGAGGCTCAAGCGCGTCCATACGGCGACCAGCGCCGCGACGGCTGCGACCGTCCACACTGCCCGTCACTCCACTTTAGGCGGGACGATCCCCCGTTGCCCCTGATACTTGCCTTGCCGGTCGGCGTAGGAGACCTCGCACACTTCGTCGGCGCTCAAAAAGAGGACCTGCGCAATGCCTTCGTTGGCGTAGACCTTGGCAGGCAGCGGCGTCGTGTTGGAAATCTCAATGGTCACATGCCCTTCCCAATCGGGTTCCAAAGGCGTCACATTCACGACGATCCCGCACCGCGCATACGACGATTTGCCGACGACGATGCAAAGGACTTCGCGGGGGATACGGAAATACTCCACGCTGCGCCCCAGCACGAACGAGTTGGGAGGGATGATGCAAAAGTCGCCTTTGTGCCGCATGAACGCCCGTTCGTCAAAGGCTTTGGGGTCCACGATGGCGCCCCACACATTGGTGAAAATCAGAAACTCGTCCGCCAAGCGCATGTCGTAGCCGTAAGAACTGAGCCCGTAACTGATGACACCCTTGCGCACCAGCCGCTCTTCAAACGGTTCAATCATGCCGAACCTGAGCGCCATCTCCCGAATCCACCGGTCGTTTTTGACGCCCACTGTCACCCACTCCTTTGCTTTTTTTTCGCATGGGGCTGTTTTCCGAAATTACCGCACCCTTTGCCACACGCGCTCCGCTGCTTCCGTGCCGGTGCGGATGCAGTCGGGAATGCCGATGCCCGTCAGGTAGTTGCCCGCCAGTGCCAAGTGTTGCCAACGCTGGAGCCCCTGTCGGATGCGGGCGAGGACGCCGTCGTGTCCGACAGTGTATTGGGGCATTGCCTGCCGCCAGCGGAAGACCCACGCCCGCTCAGGCGCCCCGTCAATACCCAACAGCGGCACCAACTCCGCTACAATCACCCGCACCAGCGCCTCGTCATCCATCGCCACCCACCGGTTGACGAACACCCGCAGCAGCACCTTGCCCTGCGGGGCGCGGGGCGGAAACTTGCTGGATGTCCAGGTGCACGCCAGCAGCAACCGGTCGCGCCCGTTCGGGGCAACGAGAAAACCTGACCCGTTCAACGGGTGCCGCACTTTGGAACGGTCAAACGCCAGCGAAAGGGTGATGGCGTCGGTGTGGGGCACAGACGCCACAGCGTCCGCCAACACGGCGTCTAACGGGCGCAGTAGGTCCGCCGCAGCGTGTGCCGGCGTCGCCACCACGACGGCGTCGGCAGTCAACCGCTCCCCGTCGTCCAACACGACGACGAACCCGCTACGCGACGCCATGCCCGTCGGTTGCAGGGCAACAGCTGTTCGCCCCACGAGCAGCCGGGAGCCCTTGAGCCGTTCCACGACAGATGCCACGAGTTCGCCTAACCCCTCTTGCAGCGTCAGGAAAAAGGCTGTCGGGCGCGTTGGGTCAGGTGGGGCTAACCGTCGGCGCCATGCCCGCACCAGCGACGCCCAGACTAAGTTGCGGTGTCGGTGCGCCAGTTGCCACAGCGTCGGCAAAACCCAACGGGCGCTGAGGCGGTTGATGTCGCCCCCGTAAACACCTGCCAGCAGCGGCGCGACGATGCGGTCTGTCACTTCTGCACCAAAGTAGTAGCGTAAAAACGCCCCCACGCTCACATCACCGTCCCAACGCGGCTTAGGGAGGGCGACGCCCAACGCCATT is a window encoding:
- the rsmB gene encoding Ribosomal RNA small subunit methyltransferase B codes for the protein MRQHPVHSATDICPARKLGLLALVEVEKKAAYVNLALRELLRQKRLKAQERAMATALALGVTKMRLYLDYLLEHVCDHPLDELPIFIRNILRMAAYELVFFHHPAPIVGNEYVKLAKRFGHAGTAALTNAVVRRLAGEWRRVPIPSLDDDPVAHISIVTSHPQWLVARWVAFWGAEETLALCRANNEPPPLCLRVNLKYTDRELVARMLELRCRRIEPSPWLPECLRVEITRDVTKLPGYAEGLFTVQDEGAMVVTHLVAPQPGELIVDACAAPGGKTTHLAEQARDEAEIVAIDVHPSRLKLVEANAIRLKLRSITTLLGDWTQLAEQFANKADKVLLDVPCSGTGTLRRKVDARWHKRPEHITELADLQRRLLDAAAQAVRPGGAVVYATCSLEPEEDEQVVKSFLERHPEFVVDDPRPYLPVAIPQSITADHFLRLFPHKHGTDGVFAARLRKVGT
- the dcd gene encoding dCTP deaminase → MGVKNDRWIREMALRFGMIEPFEERLVRKGVISYGLSSYGYDMRLADEFLIFTNVWGAIVDPKAFDERAFMRHKGDFCIIPPNSFVLGRSVEYFRIPREVLCIVVGKSSYARCGIVVNVTPLEPDWEGHVTIEISNTTPLPAKVYANEGIAQVLFLSADEVCEVSYADRQGKYQGQRGIVPPKVE
- the hemY gene encoding Protoporphyrinogen oxidase; the protein is MQVTLIERERDWGGKIRTVREAGFVVEGGPDAFVTSKPWAVQLCRELGLAERLLPTNPQARQVFVLWRDRLHPLPQGFLTFTPDWRGVWATGLLSWWGKARMALGVALPKPRWDGDVSVGAFLRYYFGAEVTDRIVAPLLAGVYGGDINRLSARWVLPTLWQLAHRHRNLVWASLVRAWRRRLAPPDPTRPTAFFLTLQEGLGELVASVVERLKGSRLLVGRTAVALQPTGMASRSGFVVVLDDGERLTADAVVVATPAHAAADLLRPLDAVLADAVASVPHTDAITLSLAFDRSKVRHPLNGSGFLVAPNGRDRLLLACTWTSSKFPPRAPQGKVLLRVFVNRWVAMDDEALVRVIVAELVPLLGIDGAPERAWVFRWRQAMPQYTVGHDGVLARIRQGLQRWQHLALAGNYLTGIGIPDCIRTGTEAAERVWQRVR